The Coregonus clupeaformis isolate EN_2021a chromosome 3, ASM2061545v1, whole genome shotgun sequence genome includes a region encoding these proteins:
- the LOC121561468 gene encoding protocadherin-18-like isoform X2 — translation MEPGKIICVFYIRIWILLAVMAMATKNVTGKTLKYQVYEEQKVGTVIARLKEDVADVLVKLPSSVSLRFRAMQRGSTYFLSVREQDGEISIRSKIDREKLCEKNLNCSIEFDVLTLPTEHLQLFHVEVEVLDINDNAPQFAHAVIPIEISESAAVGARIPLDSASDPDVGENSLYTYSLEPNNYFKIDIQSRTDGAKYSELVVLRELDRETQPGYELQLTASDKGVPPKTGSTLLKISVADSNDNSPVFEQSSYVINLLENSPVGSLLIDLNATDADDGTNAKIVYSFSSHVSPKIVETFKINSDNGHLTLMRRVDFESMTSYDIDVQAQDMGPNSMPAHCKIIIKVVDVNDNKPDISINLMSQGERGKEDAAYISEAAPLDTFVALVRVEDLDSGLNGEVVCKLHGQGSFKLQKTYENNYMILTNISLDREKRSEFSLTVIAEDRGTPSLSTIKHFTVHVLDENDNAPRFQKGRYEVFRSENNAPGAYLTSLLATDPDLDANSQVSYFLVENAIHGSSISTFVTIDPSNGAVYALRTFDREDVSRISFVVQAKDAGEPSLLSNATVVLTILDENDNPPVIVVPQLWNLTADVPISKYTEAGSLVTVVRATDRDTGVNAELTCSITTGNEEGFFTMDPRTCEISANVSLDAFPREFAELTVLVSDHGSLPQTTKAVLKISLYENMEGHVQVLDQGEMPLDASLIIIISLGAICTMLLVIMVMFASRCNRDKKDTRNSYNCRVAETNHQHHPKKPSRQIHKGDITLVPTVNGTLPIRAHHRSPSATPPMDRAPMGSRQSHHSRQSLNSLVTISSNHIPESFALELAHATPPVEGQYQPRPCFRGNKYSRSYRYALQDMDKFSLKDSGRGDSDAGDSDYDMGRESPIDRLLGEGFSELYHLDMHHRLHPAMRLCTEDCRVLGHSDQCWMPPLALSLSSPASSSSDYRNNMFIPGEESSNQPPLLLDDDQTSIDSSEHRKSFSTFGKESENSEEGGVCEGNSLLSEMNGIFQRLLPLSLDSYAECNENNDAAAATERRSGNGGHAKGLLVGGNNTKGPASYPAGVAAWAANTHYLNPGGGAVGQSPSSHNTNNLTNMAASSTSTSSSSSNQPPHLRWLPAMEEIPENYEEDELESMLGMGMGYLGGKQRSESHNEMMDASELVTEINKLLQDVRQT, via the exons ATGGAACCTGGTAAAATAATATGCGTATTTTATATCCGAATATGGATACTTCTCGCCGTTATGGCAATGGCCACGAAAAACGTCACAGGTAAAACATTAAAATATCAAGTTTACGAGGAACAGAAGGTGGGGACTGTTATTGCACGGCTAAAAGAAgacgtggctgatgttttggtcaaaCTTCCAAGTTCTGTGTCTCTGCGTTTCCGAGCCATGCAGAGAGGTAGCACGTATTTCCTCTCCGTGCGCGAGCAGGACGGAGAGATCAGCATCCGTTCCAAAATAGACCGAGAGAAGCTCTGCGAGAAGAACCTCAACTGTTCCATCGAATTCGACGTTCTGACTCTTCCAACAGAACACTTGCAGCTCTTCCACGTCGAGGTGGAAGTGTTGGACATTAACGATAACGCGCCCCAGTTCGCCCACGCCGTCATCCCCATAGAGATCTCGGAGAGCGCGGCAGTGGGGGCGCGCATTCCCCTGGACAGCGCGAGTGACCCCGACGTCGGGGAGAACTCCCTCTATACTTACTCCCTCGAGCCCAACAACTACTTCAAGATTGACATTCAGAGTAGAACAGACGGGGCTAAGTACTCGGAGCTGGTGGTGCTCAGGGAGCTAGACAGGGAGACGCAGCCGGGTTATGAACTTCAGCTGACAGCCTCAGATAAGGGCGTTCCCCCTAAAACCGGTTCTACTCTCCTCAAAATTAGCGTGGCAGATTCAAACGATAACAGTCCTGTTTTCGAACAGTCTTCTTATGTGATAAATCTATTGGAGAATTCACCTGTTGGATCTCTCCTTATTGATCTGAACGCAACCGATGCAGATGATGGAACCAATGCCAAAATCGTCTACTCCTTCAGCAGTCACGTGTCCCCAAAAATCGTGGAAACCTTCAAGATCAACTCGGATAATGGCCACCTGACGCTCATGAGGCGCGTGGACTTCGAAAGCATGACGTCATATGACATCGACGTCCAAGCCCAGGATATGGGCCCCAACTCCATGCCAGCGCACTGCAAGATCATCATCAAGGTAGTCGACGTAAATGACAATAAACCAGACATCAGCATCAATCTGATGTCCCaaggggaaagagggaaagaggatgCGGCCTATATCTCAGAGGCTGCTCCATTGGATACCTTCGTGGCCTTGGTAAGAGTGGAGGACTTAGATTCCGGTCTCAATGGAGAGGTTGTGTGTAAACTCCACGGCCAGGGGAGTTTTAAACTACAGAAGACATACGAGAACAACTACATGATCCTCACTAACATCTCACTGGATCGGGAGAAGAGGTCAGAGTTCAGTCTGACGGTCATCGCCGAGGACCGCGGCACCCCCAGCCTCTCGACCATCAAGCACTTCACCGTGCACGTGCTGGATGAGAACGACAACGCTCCGCGCTTCCAAAAGGGACGCTATGAGGTATTCAGATCAGAGAACAACGCCCCTGGGGCCTACCTGACGTCGCTATTAGCAACCGACCCTGACCTGGACGCCAACAGCCAGGTGAGCTACTTCCTGGTGGAGAACGCCATCCACGGGAGTTCCATCTCCACCTTCGTCACCATCGACCCGTCCAACGGCGCTGTTTATGCCCTCCGCACGTTCGACCGCGAGGACGTCAGCCGGATATCCTTCGTCGTCCAGGCCAAGGATGCCGGGGAACCCTCGTTGCTGAGCAACGCCACCGTCGTCCTGACGATCCTGGACGAAAACGACAACCCGCCGGTCATCGTGGTTCCGCAGCTCTGGAACCTCACGGCCGACGTCCCCATCTCCAAGTACACCGAGGCCGGTAGCCTGGTTACGGTCGTCAGGGCAACCGACCGCGACACCGGCGTCAACGCTGAACTCACATGTTCCATCACTACCGGCAACGAGGAAGGTTTCTTCACCATGGATCCTAGAACCTGCGAGATCAGCGCCAACGTTAGCCTCGACGCGTTTCCCCGCGAGTTTGCGGAACTCACCGTCCTGGTCAGTGACCACGGTTCCTTGCCCCAGACCACCAAGGCTGTCCTAAAGATCAGCCTCTATGAGAACATGGAGGGCCACGTCCAGGTGTTGGATCAAGGGGAGATGCCGCTCGACGCCTCCCTGATCATCATCATCTCGCTGGGGGCCATCTGCACTATGCTCCTGGTCATCATGGTTATGTTCGCTTCCCGCTGCAACCGAGACAAGAAAGATACCAGGAACTCATACAACTGCAGGGTGGCAGAGACCAACCACCAGCACCACCCTAAGAAACCGTCACGGCAGATCCACAAGGGTGACATCACACTGGTTCCCACAGTGAATGGGACTCTACCAATCAGAGCGCACCACCGCTCACCCTCGGCCACGCCCCCCATGGACCGGGCGCCAATGGGAAGCCGGCAGAGCCATCACAGTCGCCAATCACTGAATAGCCTGGTGACGATATCGTCCAATCATATCCCGGAGAGCTTCGCCCTGGAGTTGGCCCACGCTACGCCACCAGTCGAG GGCCAGTACCAGCCTAGACCCTGTTTCCGTGGCAACAAATACTCCAGAAGCTACAG atatgcTTTACAGGACATGGACAAGTTCAGCCTGAAGGACAGTGGTCGTGGGGACAGCGATGCGGGGGACAGCGACTATGACATGGGACGAGAGTCCCCCATCGACCGTCTGCTGGGGGAGGGCTTCTCAGAGCTCTACCACCTGGACATGCACCACAGACTACACCCAG cTATGCGCCTATGCACTGAGGATtgtcgtgtgttgggtcattctGACCAGTGCTGGATGCCTCCCCTGGccctctccctgtcctccccggcctcctcctcctctgactACCGCAACAACATGTTTATCCCAGGGGAGGAGTCCTCTAACCAGCCCCCCCTCCTCCTCGATGACGACCAGACCTCCATCGACTCCTCGGAGCACAGGAAGAGCTTCTCCACTTTCGGGAAGGAGTCCGAGAATTCTGAGGAGGGTGGGGTCTGTGAAGGGAATTCCTTGCTTTCGGAGATGAACGGAATCTTCCAGCGCCTGCTCCCGTTGTCACTAGACTCGTACGCCGAGTGCAACGAAAACAACGATGCTGCCGCAGCAACGGAAAGACGAAGTGGAAACGGTGGCCACGCCAAGGGGCTGTTAGTGGGCGGCAACAACACCAAAGGCCCCGCCTCCTACCCGGCGGGCGTGGCAGCGTGGGCAGCTAACACCCACTACCTCAACCCCGGAGGCGGTGCCGTCGGCCAAAGCCCATCAAGTCACAACACCAACAACCTGACCAACATGGCCGCCTCTTCTACCtccacttcctcttcctcctccaaccAGCCGCCACACCTAAGATGGCTGCCGGCCATGGAGGAGATCCCAGAAAACtatgaggaggatgagctggagAGTATGTTAGGGATGGGGATGGGTTACCTGGGGGGGAAGCAGCGCAGCGAGAGCCACAATGAGATGATGGACGCTAGTGAGTTGGTCACTGAGATTAACAAACTACTGCAGGACGTCAggcagacctag
- the LOC121561468 gene encoding protocadherin-18-like isoform X1, whose translation MEPGKIICVFYIRIWILLAVMAMATKNVTGKTLKYQVYEEQKVGTVIARLKEDVADVLVKLPSSVSLRFRAMQRGSTYFLSVREQDGEISIRSKIDREKLCEKNLNCSIEFDVLTLPTEHLQLFHVEVEVLDINDNAPQFAHAVIPIEISESAAVGARIPLDSASDPDVGENSLYTYSLEPNNYFKIDIQSRTDGAKYSELVVLRELDRETQPGYELQLTASDKGVPPKTGSTLLKISVADSNDNSPVFEQSSYVINLLENSPVGSLLIDLNATDADDGTNAKIVYSFSSHVSPKIVETFKINSDNGHLTLMRRVDFESMTSYDIDVQAQDMGPNSMPAHCKIIIKVVDVNDNKPDISINLMSQGERGKEDAAYISEAAPLDTFVALVRVEDLDSGLNGEVVCKLHGQGSFKLQKTYENNYMILTNISLDREKRSEFSLTVIAEDRGTPSLSTIKHFTVHVLDENDNAPRFQKGRYEVFRSENNAPGAYLTSLLATDPDLDANSQVSYFLVENAIHGSSISTFVTIDPSNGAVYALRTFDREDVSRISFVVQAKDAGEPSLLSNATVVLTILDENDNPPVIVVPQLWNLTADVPISKYTEAGSLVTVVRATDRDTGVNAELTCSITTGNEEGFFTMDPRTCEISANVSLDAFPREFAELTVLVSDHGSLPQTTKAVLKISLYENMEGHVQVLDQGEMPLDASLIIIISLGAICTMLLVIMVMFASRCNRDKKDTRNSYNCRVAETNHQHHPKKPSRQIHKGDITLVPTVNGTLPIRAHHRSPSATPPMDRAPMGSRQSHHSRQSLNSLVTISSNHIPESFALELAHATPPVEQVSQLLSMLHQGQYQPRPCFRGNKYSRSYRYALQDMDKFSLKDSGRGDSDAGDSDYDMGRESPIDRLLGEGFSELYHLDMHHRLHPAMRLCTEDCRVLGHSDQCWMPPLALSLSSPASSSSDYRNNMFIPGEESSNQPPLLLDDDQTSIDSSEHRKSFSTFGKESENSEEGGVCEGNSLLSEMNGIFQRLLPLSLDSYAECNENNDAAAATERRSGNGGHAKGLLVGGNNTKGPASYPAGVAAWAANTHYLNPGGGAVGQSPSSHNTNNLTNMAASSTSTSSSSSNQPPHLRWLPAMEEIPENYEEDELESMLGMGMGYLGGKQRSESHNEMMDASELVTEINKLLQDVRQT comes from the exons ATGGAACCTGGTAAAATAATATGCGTATTTTATATCCGAATATGGATACTTCTCGCCGTTATGGCAATGGCCACGAAAAACGTCACAGGTAAAACATTAAAATATCAAGTTTACGAGGAACAGAAGGTGGGGACTGTTATTGCACGGCTAAAAGAAgacgtggctgatgttttggtcaaaCTTCCAAGTTCTGTGTCTCTGCGTTTCCGAGCCATGCAGAGAGGTAGCACGTATTTCCTCTCCGTGCGCGAGCAGGACGGAGAGATCAGCATCCGTTCCAAAATAGACCGAGAGAAGCTCTGCGAGAAGAACCTCAACTGTTCCATCGAATTCGACGTTCTGACTCTTCCAACAGAACACTTGCAGCTCTTCCACGTCGAGGTGGAAGTGTTGGACATTAACGATAACGCGCCCCAGTTCGCCCACGCCGTCATCCCCATAGAGATCTCGGAGAGCGCGGCAGTGGGGGCGCGCATTCCCCTGGACAGCGCGAGTGACCCCGACGTCGGGGAGAACTCCCTCTATACTTACTCCCTCGAGCCCAACAACTACTTCAAGATTGACATTCAGAGTAGAACAGACGGGGCTAAGTACTCGGAGCTGGTGGTGCTCAGGGAGCTAGACAGGGAGACGCAGCCGGGTTATGAACTTCAGCTGACAGCCTCAGATAAGGGCGTTCCCCCTAAAACCGGTTCTACTCTCCTCAAAATTAGCGTGGCAGATTCAAACGATAACAGTCCTGTTTTCGAACAGTCTTCTTATGTGATAAATCTATTGGAGAATTCACCTGTTGGATCTCTCCTTATTGATCTGAACGCAACCGATGCAGATGATGGAACCAATGCCAAAATCGTCTACTCCTTCAGCAGTCACGTGTCCCCAAAAATCGTGGAAACCTTCAAGATCAACTCGGATAATGGCCACCTGACGCTCATGAGGCGCGTGGACTTCGAAAGCATGACGTCATATGACATCGACGTCCAAGCCCAGGATATGGGCCCCAACTCCATGCCAGCGCACTGCAAGATCATCATCAAGGTAGTCGACGTAAATGACAATAAACCAGACATCAGCATCAATCTGATGTCCCaaggggaaagagggaaagaggatgCGGCCTATATCTCAGAGGCTGCTCCATTGGATACCTTCGTGGCCTTGGTAAGAGTGGAGGACTTAGATTCCGGTCTCAATGGAGAGGTTGTGTGTAAACTCCACGGCCAGGGGAGTTTTAAACTACAGAAGACATACGAGAACAACTACATGATCCTCACTAACATCTCACTGGATCGGGAGAAGAGGTCAGAGTTCAGTCTGACGGTCATCGCCGAGGACCGCGGCACCCCCAGCCTCTCGACCATCAAGCACTTCACCGTGCACGTGCTGGATGAGAACGACAACGCTCCGCGCTTCCAAAAGGGACGCTATGAGGTATTCAGATCAGAGAACAACGCCCCTGGGGCCTACCTGACGTCGCTATTAGCAACCGACCCTGACCTGGACGCCAACAGCCAGGTGAGCTACTTCCTGGTGGAGAACGCCATCCACGGGAGTTCCATCTCCACCTTCGTCACCATCGACCCGTCCAACGGCGCTGTTTATGCCCTCCGCACGTTCGACCGCGAGGACGTCAGCCGGATATCCTTCGTCGTCCAGGCCAAGGATGCCGGGGAACCCTCGTTGCTGAGCAACGCCACCGTCGTCCTGACGATCCTGGACGAAAACGACAACCCGCCGGTCATCGTGGTTCCGCAGCTCTGGAACCTCACGGCCGACGTCCCCATCTCCAAGTACACCGAGGCCGGTAGCCTGGTTACGGTCGTCAGGGCAACCGACCGCGACACCGGCGTCAACGCTGAACTCACATGTTCCATCACTACCGGCAACGAGGAAGGTTTCTTCACCATGGATCCTAGAACCTGCGAGATCAGCGCCAACGTTAGCCTCGACGCGTTTCCCCGCGAGTTTGCGGAACTCACCGTCCTGGTCAGTGACCACGGTTCCTTGCCCCAGACCACCAAGGCTGTCCTAAAGATCAGCCTCTATGAGAACATGGAGGGCCACGTCCAGGTGTTGGATCAAGGGGAGATGCCGCTCGACGCCTCCCTGATCATCATCATCTCGCTGGGGGCCATCTGCACTATGCTCCTGGTCATCATGGTTATGTTCGCTTCCCGCTGCAACCGAGACAAGAAAGATACCAGGAACTCATACAACTGCAGGGTGGCAGAGACCAACCACCAGCACCACCCTAAGAAACCGTCACGGCAGATCCACAAGGGTGACATCACACTGGTTCCCACAGTGAATGGGACTCTACCAATCAGAGCGCACCACCGCTCACCCTCGGCCACGCCCCCCATGGACCGGGCGCCAATGGGAAGCCGGCAGAGCCATCACAGTCGCCAATCACTGAATAGCCTGGTGACGATATCGTCCAATCATATCCCGGAGAGCTTCGCCCTGGAGTTGGCCCACGCTACGCCACCAGTCGAG CAAGTCTCACAGCTTCTGTCCATGCTCCATCAGGGCCAGTACCAGCCTAGACCCTGTTTCCGTGGCAACAAATACTCCAGAAGCTACAG atatgcTTTACAGGACATGGACAAGTTCAGCCTGAAGGACAGTGGTCGTGGGGACAGCGATGCGGGGGACAGCGACTATGACATGGGACGAGAGTCCCCCATCGACCGTCTGCTGGGGGAGGGCTTCTCAGAGCTCTACCACCTGGACATGCACCACAGACTACACCCAG cTATGCGCCTATGCACTGAGGATtgtcgtgtgttgggtcattctGACCAGTGCTGGATGCCTCCCCTGGccctctccctgtcctccccggcctcctcctcctctgactACCGCAACAACATGTTTATCCCAGGGGAGGAGTCCTCTAACCAGCCCCCCCTCCTCCTCGATGACGACCAGACCTCCATCGACTCCTCGGAGCACAGGAAGAGCTTCTCCACTTTCGGGAAGGAGTCCGAGAATTCTGAGGAGGGTGGGGTCTGTGAAGGGAATTCCTTGCTTTCGGAGATGAACGGAATCTTCCAGCGCCTGCTCCCGTTGTCACTAGACTCGTACGCCGAGTGCAACGAAAACAACGATGCTGCCGCAGCAACGGAAAGACGAAGTGGAAACGGTGGCCACGCCAAGGGGCTGTTAGTGGGCGGCAACAACACCAAAGGCCCCGCCTCCTACCCGGCGGGCGTGGCAGCGTGGGCAGCTAACACCCACTACCTCAACCCCGGAGGCGGTGCCGTCGGCCAAAGCCCATCAAGTCACAACACCAACAACCTGACCAACATGGCCGCCTCTTCTACCtccacttcctcttcctcctccaaccAGCCGCCACACCTAAGATGGCTGCCGGCCATGGAGGAGATCCCAGAAAACtatgaggaggatgagctggagAGTATGTTAGGGATGGGGATGGGTTACCTGGGGGGGAAGCAGCGCAGCGAGAGCCACAATGAGATGATGGACGCTAGTGAGTTGGTCACTGAGATTAACAAACTACTGCAGGACGTCAggcagacctag